From a region of the Romeriopsis navalis LEGE 11480 genome:
- a CDS encoding DUF2584 domain-containing protein — protein sequence MPCEMNSILKLSDVDFPATIAIDQSFTVTKSAYRLVPIDVPIQLVNSAWQAIADVVITQVVWSQQQTQLTYRIHRVYAQPFALK from the coding sequence ATGCCCTGTGAAATGAACAGTATTTTGAAACTGTCTGATGTGGATTTTCCGGCAACGATCGCCATTGATCAAAGTTTTACGGTGACTAAATCGGCCTATCGACTGGTCCCGATCGATGTGCCAATTCAGTTAGTCAATTCAGCGTGGCAGGCGATCGCTGATGTGGTCATTACACAGGTTGTTTGGTCGCAGCAGCAAACTCAGTTAACTTATCGGATTCACCGGGTTTATGCGCAACCGTTTGCGCTGAAGTAG
- a CDS encoding rhomboid family intramembrane serine protease, whose translation MGFELIPVLSGFSSLLILLQPRQTKGWRLVACSILGLLAIGWGIPQLTICLTIASCIWGIFLLLPVQGFAQVERLVSQEKFQAAAKLMSVTRWLHPLDGWWDYPQLLHGLALATAGQMSAAQRIFQQYQTGKSAIERLATILLHRINGNWGDFVAWVQQQPANSPVFQDPNIQLMYIRSLGELRQANELLDALQQFQRSLQQAGNPVFLNTARMYAFAFCGQPESLAWLLQQQMQGIPEPTRQFWMATAHWRAGHKRQGKQLFQHLQQTAAPGMQSAIADRLAQPARNIQRQLTLPSQHYLVQAQTQMMQAANPKITPRPQFKQIPVTTSLILINVAISVAFFGALFLIAGGITYADQLNTRSLELISQIMTQIVTLYNLGVLYPDQVMEGEWWRLLTAAFLHAGWFHLFSNMLGLYVLGGIVEPILGRLRYTIGYFATGVGSMTLVSILANLNLIKETAVVGASGAIMGLLGMMGAIFLVRWLRHKAAIAAQRLKMVVLIVVFQTIFDVLTPNVSMAGHLSGLGLGFAIGLVLMRTITREKAIA comes from the coding sequence ATGGGTTTTGAGCTTATCCCAGTTCTGAGCGGATTTTCATCGCTGCTCATCCTGCTACAACCACGACAAACTAAAGGCTGGCGGTTAGTCGCCTGTAGTATTCTCGGCTTGCTAGCGATCGGCTGGGGCATCCCACAACTCACCATTTGCCTGACGATCGCTTCATGTATTTGGGGTATCTTCCTGCTGCTGCCAGTTCAAGGCTTTGCCCAGGTCGAACGCCTGGTCAGTCAAGAGAAGTTTCAAGCCGCCGCAAAACTCATGTCAGTCACGCGCTGGCTGCACCCGCTCGATGGTTGGTGGGACTATCCTCAACTCTTGCACGGCCTCGCCCTGGCGACAGCGGGACAAATGAGCGCCGCCCAACGAATTTTTCAACAATATCAAACTGGCAAAAGTGCGATCGAACGGTTAGCCACCATTCTGCTCCATCGGATTAACGGCAACTGGGGCGATTTTGTCGCTTGGGTACAGCAGCAACCCGCTAACTCGCCGGTTTTCCAAGATCCAAATATCCAGCTGATGTATATTCGTTCGCTCGGTGAGCTCCGCCAAGCGAACGAACTACTGGATGCACTCCAACAATTTCAACGATCGCTGCAGCAAGCCGGTAATCCCGTTTTCCTCAATACGGCTCGCATGTATGCCTTTGCTTTCTGTGGGCAACCGGAAAGTCTAGCCTGGTTATTGCAACAACAGATGCAAGGCATCCCCGAGCCCACTCGACAATTCTGGATGGCCACAGCCCATTGGCGCGCTGGTCATAAGCGTCAGGGGAAACAATTATTTCAACATTTACAGCAAACCGCCGCACCGGGAATGCAAAGTGCCATCGCCGATCGCTTGGCCCAACCGGCGCGAAACATTCAGCGGCAACTAACCTTACCATCGCAACATTATTTGGTGCAGGCCCAAACCCAAATGATGCAGGCCGCCAACCCAAAAATCACACCGCGGCCACAGTTCAAACAAATTCCCGTCACCACTAGCCTCATTCTGATCAACGTGGCGATTAGTGTGGCGTTTTTCGGGGCATTATTCCTGATTGCCGGTGGGATAACTTACGCAGATCAACTCAACACCCGCAGTCTCGAGCTGATCAGTCAAATCATGACTCAAATCGTCACGCTCTATAATCTGGGCGTGTTATATCCGGACCAAGTCATGGAGGGCGAATGGTGGCGCTTACTGACAGCGGCATTTCTCCATGCTGGCTGGTTTCACCTATTCAGTAATATGCTCGGACTATACGTTCTGGGTGGAATTGTAGAGCCGATTCTGGGCCGCCTACGTTACACGATCGGCTATTTTGCGACCGGCGTTGGTTCCATGACCCTTGTCAGTATCTTAGCCAATCTCAATTTGATTAAGGAAACTGCCGTAGTTGGCGCATCTGGCGCAATTATGGGATTGCTTGGCATGATGGGGGCAATTTTCCTTGTCCGTTGGCTCCGCCACAAAGCCGCGATCGCCGCCCAACGGCTGAAGATGGTGGTTTTGATTGTGGTGTTCCAAACAATTTTTGATGTGCTCACACCGAATGTGAGCATGGCCGGACATTTATCGGGATTGGGGTTAGGCTTTGCGATTGGTCTAGTTTTAATGCGGACAATTACCCGCGAGAAAGCAATCGCATAG
- a CDS encoding type IV pilin-like G/H family protein, whose translation MKSDLKMKFLGYMAQRKKGEGFTLIELLVVIIIIGILAAIALPSFLNQSNKAKQSESKQYVGTLVRSQQAYFLEKNGFASNIVSLGSPIASETTNYSYNTMTISNDGATNENVVVNGVSKAPALKSYTGMVQLNKVTETSEATTFGVVCESNSPGAAAATAPTASSTEGAPPTCTAGTSAL comes from the coding sequence ATGAAATCTGATCTTAAAATGAAGTTTCTCGGTTACATGGCTCAGCGTAAGAAGGGCGAAGGTTTTACCCTGATTGAGCTACTGGTTGTAATCATCATCATCGGTATTTTGGCAGCAATCGCTTTGCCTTCCTTCTTGAACCAGTCGAACAAAGCGAAGCAGTCTGAGTCCAAGCAATACGTTGGTACATTGGTCCGCTCTCAGCAGGCTTACTTCCTCGAGAAGAATGGTTTTGCCAGCAACATCGTTAGCTTGGGTTCTCCCATTGCGTCTGAGACGACTAACTACAGCTACAACACAATGACCATCAGTAATGATGGCGCAACTAACGAGAACGTTGTTGTGAACGGCGTTTCTAAGGCTCCGGCACTCAAGTCTTACACTGGCATGGTGCAATTGAATAAAGTGACTGAGACTAGCGAAGCAACTACTTTTGGTGTCGTATGCGAGTCTAATTCTCCTGGTGCTGCTGCTGCTACTGCACCGACTGCATCCTCAACTGAAGGCGCGCCACCAACGTGTACTGCTGGTACTTCCGCTCTCTAA
- the trxB gene encoding thioredoxin-disulfide reductase has translation MTHPAVESPAVENLVVIGSGPAGYTAAIYAARANLKPLVFEGFQAGGIPGGQLMTTTEVENFPGFPEGVTGPELMQRMKAQADRWGAELVTEDVAAVDLSVRPFVVTASSRTVKTHSIIIATGATAKRLGLPSEAEYWNHGISACAICDGAVPIFNSVPLAIIGAGDTAAEEALFLTKYGSEVHMLVRRDQMRASKAMQDRVLNHPKITIHWNTQAVDVFGEAGFMTGLRVRHTETGEESNLTAKGLFYAIGHKPNTDIFKGQIALDDTGYVKVQPGSVETNIEGVYAAGDVQDHEYRQAITAAGTGCAAALLAERWLSMNDLTQEFKLAAKPLKPESEKSAPPTVTAPFDINQTHHVGGLALRKLYHESDRVIMVKYASPTCGPCHTLKPILGKVVDEFHDQIHYVEIDITEDPEIAESAGVTGTPTVQFFKEKALAGEMKGVKQKSQYSEALAAHLVAESVSS, from the coding sequence ATGACACATCCAGCCGTGGAAAGTCCAGCCGTCGAAAATTTAGTGGTAATTGGTTCCGGACCAGCCGGGTATACCGCCGCAATTTACGCCGCCAGGGCCAATCTCAAACCCTTAGTGTTTGAAGGCTTTCAAGCAGGTGGCATTCCGGGGGGCCAACTCATGACCACCACTGAAGTTGAAAATTTTCCCGGCTTTCCGGAAGGCGTTACTGGCCCCGAACTGATGCAACGGATGAAAGCCCAAGCCGATCGTTGGGGGGCCGAATTAGTCACCGAAGATGTGGCCGCCGTTGACCTCTCCGTACGACCATTTGTGGTCACGGCCAGCAGTCGCACGGTCAAGACCCACAGCATTATTATTGCCACCGGGGCCACGGCCAAGCGCCTCGGTTTACCCAGCGAAGCAGAATATTGGAACCACGGCATTTCAGCCTGTGCGATTTGCGACGGCGCCGTACCGATTTTTAATTCCGTGCCTCTAGCGATTATTGGAGCCGGTGATACTGCGGCCGAAGAGGCACTCTTCCTAACCAAATACGGCAGTGAAGTTCATATGCTCGTGCGCCGCGACCAAATGCGGGCCAGTAAAGCCATGCAAGATCGGGTGCTGAATCATCCCAAAATCACCATCCACTGGAATACCCAAGCAGTCGATGTATTCGGTGAAGCCGGATTTATGACGGGGCTGCGGGTGCGACATACCGAGACCGGGGAAGAGTCCAATCTGACCGCGAAGGGATTGTTTTACGCGATCGGTCACAAGCCCAATACCGATATTTTCAAGGGCCAAATTGCCCTAGATGATACCGGCTATGTCAAAGTCCAGCCGGGTAGCGTCGAAACCAATATCGAAGGAGTCTACGCGGCGGGCGATGTTCAGGATCATGAGTATCGTCAGGCAATCACGGCGGCGGGCACGGGCTGCGCAGCGGCGCTCTTAGCAGAGCGCTGGTTATCGATGAACGACCTGACGCAAGAATTTAAATTAGCCGCCAAGCCACTCAAACCGGAATCAGAGAAATCGGCCCCCCCGACCGTCACTGCCCCCTTTGACATCAACCAAACTCATCACGTTGGGGGCTTGGCCTTGCGGAAGCTCTATCACGAAAGCGATCGCGTGATTATGGTGAAGTATGCCTCGCCCACGTGCGGTCCCTGTCACACACTCAAGCCGATTCTGGGCAAGGTTGTTGACGAATTTCACGACCAGATTCACTATGTTGAGATCGATATTACTGAGGATCCTGAGATTGCCGAATCGGCTGGGGTAACGGGCACACCAACCGTGCAATTCTTCAAAGAAAAAGCCCTCGCCGGTGAAATGAAGGGCGTCAAACAAAAAAGTCAGTACAGTGAAGCGCTCGCGGCGCATTTAGTGGCAGAGTCGGTCAGCTCATAA
- a CDS encoding methyltransferase domain-containing protein, with the protein MANLTVDTLEQLRQHFNKAPYPNVPLELYPDKPNSLYIHNLTTAYYRRNQRVISPVGRVILDAGCGTGFKSLELAIANPGAKIVGIDISEDSVVMARQRLAYHKIDNVEFHAIPVEQLAQLDMQFDYINCDDVLYLVPDPIKALQNMRSVLKPEGIIRANFHSETGRRLHRVSQEFFRMLGCMQGPPEASEIELVRQVMGNLIDGVTLLQTWNKEYFSRDELVLANHLLQNDKSWSIHQFFAALKSADLEFVNMVDWWSWNLADLFNNVEELPLEVVMRLAELSIEDQLALYESMNVLHRLLDVWSGHPGQSNVYTPIEDWSDTDWYGATVHFHPQLLSAQFKQDFLACVSNSTMFNTEGYLRTTTAFPTSIFIDSVMTGCLLPLLDGARSFQDLLNRRMHLQPINPVTMEPVTPELAFLPLKQILTQLENMGYVMLECSK; encoded by the coding sequence ATGGCTAATTTAACCGTCGATACGCTAGAGCAGCTACGACAGCATTTTAATAAAGCGCCCTATCCCAATGTCCCCTTAGAGCTGTACCCCGATAAGCCGAATAGCCTCTATATCCATAATTTGACAACGGCGTATTATCGTCGCAATCAGCGCGTGATTAGTCCGGTGGGGCGGGTCATTCTGGATGCGGGCTGTGGCACTGGGTTTAAATCGCTGGAGCTGGCGATCGCCAATCCTGGTGCGAAGATTGTCGGGATTGATATTTCTGAAGATTCAGTGGTGATGGCGCGCCAGCGTTTGGCCTACCACAAGATCGATAATGTCGAATTCCATGCGATTCCGGTTGAGCAGTTGGCGCAATTGGATATGCAGTTTGACTATATCAATTGCGATGATGTCTTATATCTCGTGCCTGATCCGATCAAAGCGTTGCAGAATATGCGGTCTGTGCTCAAGCCGGAGGGGATTATTCGGGCGAATTTCCATAGTGAGACGGGGCGGCGTCTGCACCGTGTGTCCCAAGAGTTTTTCCGCATGCTGGGCTGTATGCAAGGGCCACCGGAAGCGTCAGAGATTGAGTTGGTGCGCCAAGTGATGGGTAACTTGATTGACGGTGTGACGCTATTGCAGACCTGGAATAAGGAGTACTTTAGCCGTGATGAACTCGTCCTCGCGAACCATTTACTGCAAAACGACAAAAGCTGGTCGATCCACCAATTCTTTGCCGCGCTCAAATCGGCTGACCTCGAATTTGTGAATATGGTTGATTGGTGGAGTTGGAACCTCGCCGATTTATTCAACAATGTGGAAGAACTCCCGTTAGAAGTCGTAATGCGTTTGGCCGAACTGTCGATCGAAGATCAATTGGCGCTCTATGAATCGATGAATGTATTGCATCGACTCTTAGACGTTTGGAGTGGACATCCGGGTCAGTCAAATGTTTATACCCCAATTGAGGACTGGTCTGACACCGATTGGTATGGCGCAACTGTGCATTTTCATCCCCAGTTGCTCTCCGCACAATTCAAACAAGATTTCTTGGCTTGCGTGAGCAATTCCACGATGTTTAACACCGAGGGTTATCTCCGCACCACAACCGCTTTCCCGACCTCAATCTTCATTGATAGTGTGATGACCGGGTGTTTATTGCCATTGCTTGATGGAGCGCGCTCTTTCCAAGATTTGCTGAATCGTCGGATGCATTTGCAGCCGATTAATCCCGTCACGATGGAGCCGGTCACACCAGAACTTGCATTTTTGCCCCTCAAGCAAATTCTGACTCAGCTAGAAAATATGGGGTATGTCATGTTGGAGTGCTCAAAATAG
- a CDS encoding O-linked N-acetylglucosamine transferase, SPINDLY family protein has product MVNDVRSHYQSPAEMAVPQAIDDYTEAIEADPTNLTNYWYLGLSQLLNQQEAEAQTTWMAALMEAELPEAAAMELAQVLDLSAQDLSQQSATLESAWLVRQHLRELLPEQLDNLLRLLPLSAQLQQLCEDDLVDWDLAAILQAQPEKVADQALVSTAVRAILEHLVPTDNVFAVLAACGGYIGQPAQLMPIVIPRAIRLAYAEQQVLAAIELTELYLTWDPGNTEALAHLASFYQNAQMHDRGIEVAQQRVALTTHPPDQAFSNHLLLRGLLGAGGYWDEAIAVFHQQEALLLEIAQSDVEVRPIDAMRLISCNYYLAYLRDDFKRQRAIQNAILARCQATFRQQHQAVFARYQAGHQTRKSLDRPLRIGYLSHCMRRHSVGWLARWLIQHHDRQRFDFYGYFINPRTNDELQGWYTGQFDQVRSLGLGESPTVMAEQIFQDEIDILIDLDSITLDTSCEILSLKPAPVQVTWLGWDASGLPAIDYYITDRYVMTEDAQSHYTEKLWQMSQSYLAVDGFEVGVPTLSRPQLDIPDDAIVYLSAQRGYKRHADTVRLQMEIIRQVPNSYFLIKGFADQGAIQDFFTQIARDVGVEPERLRFLPDAPSEAVHRANMTIADVILDTYPYNGATTTLEALWMERPLVTYVGNQFVARNSYTMLKNVGVEAGLAFSETEYIEWGVRLGTDLTLRQQVAWQLRQSKRSAPLWNTAAFTREIEQAYTAMWDAFLAQPTVAVEDVK; this is encoded by the coding sequence ATGGTAAACGACGTGCGATCGCATTATCAGTCACCGGCGGAAATGGCTGTACCACAGGCGATCGATGATTATACCGAGGCGATCGAGGCAGACCCGACGAATTTAACTAACTATTGGTATTTGGGCTTATCCCAGTTATTAAATCAGCAAGAGGCGGAAGCCCAAACGACATGGATGGCGGCTTTGATGGAAGCCGAGTTGCCGGAAGCTGCTGCCATGGAGCTAGCACAGGTGTTGGATCTGTCGGCCCAGGATTTGAGCCAGCAATCCGCAACCCTAGAGTCAGCATGGTTGGTGCGTCAGCATTTGCGTGAACTCTTGCCCGAGCAACTCGATAATTTATTGCGGTTATTGCCACTGTCCGCACAGCTACAGCAATTGTGCGAAGACGATTTAGTTGACTGGGATCTAGCGGCGATTCTGCAAGCACAACCGGAAAAAGTGGCTGATCAAGCCTTAGTTTCAACGGCAGTGCGGGCGATCCTGGAACATCTAGTGCCGACAGACAATGTATTTGCGGTGTTGGCTGCTTGTGGTGGGTATATAGGGCAACCGGCCCAGCTAATGCCGATCGTTATTCCCCGTGCCATTCGGTTGGCTTACGCGGAGCAACAAGTCCTCGCGGCGATCGAATTAACGGAACTCTACCTCACTTGGGATCCCGGCAATACAGAAGCGTTAGCGCACCTTGCGTCGTTTTACCAAAATGCCCAGATGCACGATCGCGGGATTGAAGTCGCGCAGCAGCGGGTGGCCCTGACGACGCATCCACCGGATCAGGCTTTTTCGAATCATTTACTGCTGCGTGGTTTGCTGGGTGCCGGGGGGTACTGGGATGAAGCGATCGCCGTGTTCCATCAGCAGGAAGCATTGCTACTGGAAATTGCCCAGTCGGATGTGGAAGTGCGCCCGATCGATGCAATGCGGTTAATTTCTTGTAATTACTACTTAGCCTACCTGCGGGATGACTTTAAACGTCAACGCGCAATTCAGAATGCGATTCTCGCCCGCTGTCAAGCGACATTTCGGCAGCAGCATCAAGCCGTGTTTGCCCGCTATCAAGCCGGACATCAAACCCGTAAATCATTGGATCGGCCCCTCCGCATTGGTTACTTGTCGCACTGTATGCGCCGCCATTCGGTGGGCTGGTTAGCGCGTTGGTTAATTCAGCATCATGATCGGCAACGCTTCGATTTCTATGGTTATTTTATTAATCCGCGGACGAACGATGAGCTGCAAGGCTGGTATACCGGCCAATTTGATCAAGTCCGATCGCTGGGTTTGGGTGAAAGTCCCACGGTTATGGCGGAACAAATTTTCCAAGATGAGATTGATATACTGATTGATCTTGATAGTATTACCCTCGATACGAGTTGTGAAATTCTCTCGCTCAAACCGGCCCCGGTTCAGGTGACTTGGTTGGGTTGGGATGCTTCGGGATTACCGGCGATCGACTATTACATTACCGATCGGTATGTGATGACGGAAGACGCCCAATCCCATTACACCGAAAAGTTGTGGCAAATGTCCCAGAGTTACTTGGCAGTGGATGGGTTTGAAGTGGGTGTGCCGACGCTCAGTCGGCCGCAACTCGATATTCCGGATGATGCGATCGTATATTTAAGTGCGCAGCGCGGTTATAAGCGCCATGCCGATACCGTCCGGTTGCAGATGGAAATTATCCGTCAGGTGCCGAACAGCTACTTCCTGATTAAAGGTTTTGCGGATCAAGGCGCAATTCAAGACTTTTTTACCCAGATTGCCCGTGATGTTGGGGTTGAGCCGGAGCGTTTGCGCTTTTTGCCCGATGCCCCGTCCGAGGCGGTCCATCGGGCGAATATGACGATCGCCGACGTGATTCTCGATACCTATCCCTACAATGGCGCAACGACGACCTTGGAAGCCCTGTGGATGGAACGCCCATTAGTCACTTATGTTGGCAATCAGTTTGTGGCGCGCAACAGTTATACAATGCTCAAAAATGTGGGTGTGGAAGCGGGACTGGCTTTTAGTGAGACCGAGTATATTGAATGGGGTGTGCGACTCGGGACGGACCTGACTTTGCGGCAGCAGGTCGCTTGGCAATTGCGCCAGTCGAAGCGCTCGGCCCCATTGTGGAATACCGCTGCGTTTACCCGTGAAATAGAGCAGGCTTATACCGCCATGTGGGATGCTTTTTTAGCGCAGCCGACCGTTGCCGTGGAGGATGTGAAGTGA
- a CDS encoding KGK domain-containing protein, which yields MSHQGYHHLSAKDVVFVEGIESSASLFKTDATLRIKDLLDKVKTICAESNQLSAEEVDILFGEGINCEILRPGATDWQSGSLQMNLGFQAKENGGGTAPATPSATPISIPQTNRNNPPAAPAAPPVAMPAQTAPKAAAAPTTASAEPVIELEIENFTNATNSSVLESNQSLGIDHEDVFSLMENTSAEEIGERFSFEEGFGDIEALEIDNKPTESTDPIASPWDLEELDSMLMAK from the coding sequence ATGAGCCACCAGGGCTACCATCACCTTTCGGCGAAAGATGTTGTTTTCGTCGAAGGCATCGAGAGCAGCGCATCCTTATTTAAGACCGATGCGACACTGCGCATTAAAGATCTATTGGACAAGGTCAAAACAATTTGTGCCGAATCCAATCAGCTCTCGGCTGAGGAAGTTGACATTCTATTTGGGGAAGGGATTAATTGCGAAATCCTCCGCCCTGGTGCAACGGACTGGCAAAGTGGTAGCCTCCAGATGAATTTAGGGTTCCAGGCGAAGGAGAATGGCGGCGGCACCGCACCGGCAACTCCATCAGCGACGCCAATCTCCATCCCACAGACCAATCGGAACAATCCACCCGCCGCACCAGCAGCACCACCCGTCGCGATGCCGGCGCAAACGGCACCAAAAGCTGCCGCCGCACCAACCACAGCTAGCGCCGAACCGGTCATTGAGCTGGAGATAGAAAACTTCACGAATGCCACGAATAGTAGCGTGCTTGAATCAAATCAATCCCTCGGCATCGACCATGAAGATGTATTTAGCCTGATGGAAAATACCAGTGCTGAAGAAATTGGTGAGCGTTTCTCCTTTGAAGAAGGGTTTGGCGATATTGAAGCCTTGGAAATCGATAACAAGCCAACAGAGAGCACCGACCCCATCGCCAGTCCGTGGGATTTAGAAGAACTCGACAGTATGCTCATGGCCAAATAG
- a CDS encoding O-linked N-acetylglucosamine transferase, SPINDLY family protein, whose protein sequence is MTDAAVPADLQDWHNLADQFSRFDDYPAVIRTYEAAISHYPDERSLYWHYGLALLLNQQPEEAQTNWLMVLAEADDEALWLAELQQVLQQAVSNHIAWGHQSAVWQIRQCLRELHSGDAENLLHLIILAVEHQTLTIEMLFDWSIVEVVQHSVIADQALLLCALERYLSVAFPHPITAELTAALVPHIQDAEAIADLILVHSQRIGHIQRYSALAQDLLQIGLQRSPQHFESLLAYSSFAQQEYDYPASIQASQQAVAIATSPMAQIVAMNALLCSLLASGQRDASFQQLLQDYRQCLVTNLSQLTLDRTDAYRLLVSTVCLPYVEDLPQPNRALQNQVVQLCERAFQAAHQSVYDRYQLAHQNRPIPEVSQPLKVGYVCRYFYQHSVGWLARWLLKNHHADQIELYIYIVNPQATPDSVQQQYLQLSEHVSLCPFDALQIAAQIHQDNVDILVELDSLTCEVTCEVMALKPAPIQVSWLGWDASGLAAIDYFMADSYVLPDNAQGSYPEKIVRLPQTYIAVEGFEVGVPTLHRAKLGIPDDAIVFMTAQRGYKRHPDMMQRQLQILQQVPNSYLLIKGIADQAVVQTAFLELAVQLEISEQRLIFLPLVADESMHRANLTIADVILDTYPYNGATTTLEALWMERPIVTRVGEQFAARNSYTMLKNVGVEAGIAWTDTEYVEWGVRLGTDAQLRQQVTWQLRQSKQMAPLWDAAKFAQSVETAYETMWQTFQQRQIES, encoded by the coding sequence ATGACCGATGCTGCTGTTCCCGCTGATTTACAGGATTGGCATAATTTAGCCGATCAATTCTCCCGGTTTGATGATTATCCAGCGGTCATTCGGACCTATGAAGCGGCGATTTCGCATTATCCCGATGAGCGGAGTCTCTATTGGCATTATGGTTTGGCCTTGTTGTTGAATCAACAGCCAGAAGAGGCTCAGACCAATTGGTTAATGGTCTTGGCTGAAGCCGATGATGAAGCCTTGTGGTTGGCCGAATTACAGCAAGTGTTACAGCAGGCGGTGTCCAATCATATTGCGTGGGGACACCAATCGGCTGTCTGGCAAATTCGGCAATGTTTGCGCGAGCTGCATTCCGGTGACGCCGAGAACTTGCTGCACTTAATTATTTTGGCGGTCGAACATCAAACCTTGACGATCGAGATGCTGTTTGATTGGTCGATTGTGGAGGTTGTGCAGCACAGCGTGATTGCCGATCAGGCGTTGTTATTATGTGCGCTTGAACGCTATTTGTCGGTTGCCTTTCCCCATCCGATTACGGCTGAATTGACCGCGGCTTTGGTGCCGCATATTCAAGATGCGGAAGCGATTGCCGATCTAATCTTGGTGCACAGTCAGCGAATTGGCCATATTCAGCGCTATTCGGCCTTGGCTCAGGATTTACTGCAGATTGGATTGCAGCGATCGCCCCAACATTTTGAGTCTTTATTAGCCTATTCTAGCTTTGCTCAGCAGGAATATGATTATCCAGCCAGTATTCAGGCATCACAGCAGGCTGTCGCGATCGCCACCTCACCGATGGCGCAAATTGTGGCGATGAATGCGTTGTTGTGTAGCTTGCTTGCCAGTGGTCAGCGTGACGCCTCATTTCAGCAGTTGTTACAAGACTATCGACAATGCTTGGTTACAAATCTATCGCAGTTAACCTTGGATCGGACCGATGCTTATCGCTTGCTGGTGAGTACGGTTTGTTTACCCTATGTAGAAGATTTGCCGCAACCGAATCGGGCGCTGCAAAATCAGGTGGTGCAATTGTGTGAACGAGCATTCCAAGCCGCCCACCAATCTGTTTATGACCGCTATCAGTTGGCACATCAGAACCGCCCGATACCAGAGGTCTCCCAGCCGTTGAAGGTCGGCTATGTCTGTCGCTATTTTTATCAGCATTCGGTCGGTTGGTTAGCGCGGTGGTTGTTGAAAAATCATCATGCCGATCAGATTGAACTCTATATTTATATTGTGAATCCCCAGGCGACTCCTGACTCAGTGCAGCAGCAATATTTGCAATTAAGCGAACATGTTTCACTTTGTCCATTCGATGCGTTGCAAATCGCTGCACAAATTCATCAAGATAACGTGGATATTCTGGTTGAACTCGATAGCTTGACCTGCGAAGTGACCTGCGAAGTAATGGCATTGAAGCCAGCGCCGATTCAAGTCAGTTGGCTGGGCTGGGATGCCAGTGGCTTAGCGGCAATTGATTATTTTATGGCTGATTCCTATGTGCTGCCAGATAACGCGCAGGGAAGTTACCCCGAAAAAATTGTGCGTTTACCTCAGACGTATATTGCGGTAGAGGGGTTTGAAGTCGGCGTACCCACGTTGCACCGTGCCAAACTCGGAATACCGGACGATGCGATTGTCTTTATGACGGCCCAACGCGGCTATAAGCGGCATCCCGACATGATGCAACGCCAACTCCAAATTCTCCAACAAGTGCCCAATAGTTACCTGTTAATTAAAGGCATTGCGGATCAAGCAGTGGTGCAAACGGCGTTTCTTGAGTTGGCGGTCCAATTGGAAATTAGTGAACAACGGTTGATTTTTCTGCCACTGGTGGCGGATGAATCGATGCATCGAGCCAATTTGACAATTGCTGACGTGATCTTAGATACCTACCCTTACAACGGGGCGACGACTACACTTGAAGCATTGTGGATGGAGCGCCCGATCGTCACACGGGTGGGGGAGCAGTTTGCGGCCCGCAATAGTTACACGATGCTAAAAAATGTCGGAGTCGAGGCGGGGATTGCTTGGACGGATACGGAATATGTTGAGTGGGGTGTGCGCCTTGGCACGGACGCACAATTGCGGCAGCAAGTTACCTGGCAGCTCCGGCAATCGAAGCAGATGGCCCCACTTTGGGATGCCGCAAAATTTGCTCAATCCGTCGAAACTGCCTATGAAACCATGTGGCAGACATTCCAGCAACGCCAGATCGAGTCTTAA